A single Oryza brachyantha chromosome 8, ObraRS2, whole genome shotgun sequence DNA region contains:
- the LOC121055188 gene encoding AT-hook motif nuclear-localized protein 19-like, whose product MASNKEPSGADDDDRELNGAGADGEPKEGAVVTGNRRPRGRPPGSKNKPKPPIFVTRDSPNALRSHVMEVAGGADVAESIAHFARRRQRGVCVLSGAGTVTDVALRQPAAPGAVVALRGRFEILSLTGTFLPGPAPPGSTGLTVYLAGGQGQVVGGSVVGTLTAAGPVMVIASTFANATYERLPLEEQEEEELSQAPGGGRGAGGQTMTMAPPLMAGEPTMTMFSEGLGAWRPPSY is encoded by the coding sequence ATGGCGTCCAACAAGGAGCCcagcggcgccgacgacgacgaccgcgagCTGAACGGGGcaggcgccgacggcgagcccAAGGAAGGCGCGGTGGTGACCGGCAACCGGCGCCCCCGCGGGCGGCCGCCGGGGTCCAAGAACAAGCCTAAGCCGCCCATCTTCGTGACGCGGGACAGCCCGAACGCGCTGCGCAGCCACGTCATggaggtggccggcggcgccgacgtcgcggAGTCCATCGCGCACTTcgcccgccggcggcagcgcggcgtgTGCGTGCTCAGCGGGGCCGGCACCGTGACCGACGTGGCGCTGCGCCAGCCGGCCGCGCCCGGCGCCGTGGTGGCGCTCCGTGGGCGGTTCGAGATCCTGTCGCTGACAGGCACGTTCCTGCcggggccggcgccgccaggcTCCACGGGGCTGACGGTGTACCTGGCGGGCGGGCAGGGGCAGGTGGTGGGCGGCAGCGTGGTGGGCACGCTGACCGCGGCCGGGCCGGTCATGGTGATCGCGTCGACCTTCGCGAACGCCACCTACGAGAGGCTGCCGctggaggagcaggaggaggaggagttatCTCAGGCTCCAGGTGGCGGCCGGGGTGCAGGAGGACAGACGATGAcaatggcgccgccgctcatgGCCGGCGAGCCGACGATGACGATGTTCAGCGAGGGGCTCGGTGCATGGCGCCCTCCCTCCTACTAG
- the LOC102710326 gene encoding uncharacterized protein LOC102710326 isoform X1: MGMGIPRCEEEAAAAVLAVDGRTQHLWASQRYHPPAQANNMGWLGSFLLVGSTVCGVPATGLLILGRPPPVSIGSSSPSSSSQISPLRLRTFAATELLYLMVLRRVQSQPQLTLLKFMSVRMTKLWTVCMTGSAFSKDRLSLQLTGDIHEVENHNRMLDRMGNDMDASRGFLSGTVVKFKMVFETKASRRMATMVTSFIVIFFLIYYLTK; encoded by the exons ATGGGCATGGGCATCCCGAGGTGCGAAgaagaagccgccgccgccgtccttgcGGTGGACGGACGAACACAACACCTTTGGGCCAGCCAAAGATATCATCCCCCAGCCCAGGCTAATAACATGGGGTGGTTAGGTTCCTTCCTTCTTGTAGGTAGTACAGTATGTGGTGTGCCTGCCACTGGATTATTGATATTGGGCCGTCCTCCTCCGGTCTCCATCGGATCTTCTtctccgtcgtcgtcttcgcaGATCTCTCCGCTCCGCCTCA GGACTTTCGCAGCCACAGAACTGCTTTATTTGATGGTATTGAGGAGGGTGCAATCACAACCTCAGCTTACTCTTCTCAAATTCATGAGCGTCAGAATGACCAAGCTATGGACAGTCTGCATGACAGGGTCAGCGTTCTCAAAAGA TCGGTTGTCTCTTCAGTTGACAGGCGACATACATGAAGTGGAGAATCACAACCGAATGCTGGACAGAATG GGTAATGATATGGATGCTTCCAGGGGATTTCTTTCTGGAACGGTGGTCAAGTTTAAGATG GTTTTTGAGACTAAAGCAAGTCGCAGAATGGCTACCATGGTGACTTCTTTCATTGTTATCTTCTTCCTTATATACTACCTAACCAAGTAG
- the LOC102710326 gene encoding bet1-like SNARE 1-1 isoform X5, producing the protein MYPLGQIRFIHQLTPYLPSFLPWTFAATELLYLMVLRRVQSQPQLTLLKFMSVRMTKLWTVCMTGSAFSKDRLSLQLTGDIHEVENHNRMLDRMGNDMDASRGFLSGTVVKFKMVFETKASRRMATMVTSFIVIFFLIYYLTK; encoded by the exons ATGTATCCGCTGGGTCAGATCAGATTTATTCACCAATTGACCCCCTacctcccctccttcctcccat GGACTTTCGCAGCCACAGAACTGCTTTATTTGATGGTATTGAGGAGGGTGCAATCACAACCTCAGCTTACTCTTCTCAAATTCATGAGCGTCAGAATGACCAAGCTATGGACAGTCTGCATGACAGGGTCAGCGTTCTCAAAAGA TCGGTTGTCTCTTCAGTTGACAGGCGACATACATGAAGTGGAGAATCACAACCGAATGCTGGACAGAATG GGTAATGATATGGATGCTTCCAGGGGATTTCTTTCTGGAACGGTGGTCAAGTTTAAGATG GTTTTTGAGACTAAAGCAAGTCGCAGAATGGCTACCATGGTGACTTCTTTCATTGTTATCTTCTTCCTTATATACTACCTAACCAAGTAG
- the LOC102710326 gene encoding bet1-like SNARE 1-1 isoform X3, translating to MGMGIPRCEEEAAAAVLAVDGRTQHLWASQRYHPPAQANNMGWDFRSHRTALFDGIEEGAITTSAYSSQIHERQNDQAMDSLHDRVSVLKRLTGDIHEVENHNRMLDRMGNDMDASRGFLSGTVVKFKMVFETKASRRMATMVTSFIVIFFLIYYLTK from the exons ATGGGCATGGGCATCCCGAGGTGCGAAgaagaagccgccgccgccgtccttgcGGTGGACGGACGAACACAACACCTTTGGGCCAGCCAAAGATATCATCCCCCAGCCCAGGCTAATAACATGGGGTG GGACTTTCGCAGCCACAGAACTGCTTTATTTGATGGTATTGAGGAGGGTGCAATCACAACCTCAGCTTACTCTTCTCAAATTCATGAGCGTCAGAATGACCAAGCTATGGACAGTCTGCATGACAGGGTCAGCGTTCTCAAAAGA TTGACAGGCGACATACATGAAGTGGAGAATCACAACCGAATGCTGGACAGAATG GGTAATGATATGGATGCTTCCAGGGGATTTCTTTCTGGAACGGTGGTCAAGTTTAAGATG GTTTTTGAGACTAAAGCAAGTCGCAGAATGGCTACCATGGTGACTTCTTTCATTGTTATCTTCTTCCTTATATACTACCTAACCAAGTAG
- the LOC102710326 gene encoding uncharacterized protein LOC102710326 isoform X2 encodes MGMGIPRCEEEAAAAVLAVDGRTQHLWASQRYHPPAQANNMGWDFRSHRTALFDGIEEGAITTSAYSSQIHERQNDQAMDSLHDRVSVLKRQWCTKDESSYKDKLLDCQLLMAHNPSVLTTHDEYVSLYRNTARVPAFSLRKETARIGHFLVYLCFQIVLLAYPF; translated from the exons ATGGGCATGGGCATCCCGAGGTGCGAAgaagaagccgccgccgccgtccttgcGGTGGACGGACGAACACAACACCTTTGGGCCAGCCAAAGATATCATCCCCCAGCCCAGGCTAATAACATGGGGTG GGACTTTCGCAGCCACAGAACTGCTTTATTTGATGGTATTGAGGAGGGTGCAATCACAACCTCAGCTTACTCTTCTCAAATTCATGAGCGTCAGAATGACCAAGCTATGGACAGTCTGCATGACAGGGTCAGCGTTCTCAAAAGA CAATGGTGCACCAAGGATGAAAGCTCGTACAAAGATAAACTACTTGATTGCCAATTGTTGATGGCTCATAACCCTTCTGTCCTAACTACACATGATGAATACGTATCTTTGTACAGGAACACCGCAAGAGTTCCTGCCTTTTCTCTCAGAAAAGAAACAGCAAGAATTGGTCATTTTCTTGTGTATTTATGTTTCCAGATTGTCTTACTCGCATACCCTTTTTAG
- the LOC102710326 gene encoding uncharacterized protein LOC102710326 isoform X6: MGMGIPRDFRSHRTALFDGIEEGAITTSAYSSQIHERQNDQAMDSLHDRVSVLKRQWCTKDESSYKDKLLDCQLLMAHNPSVLTTHDEYVSLYRNTARVPAFSLRKETARIGHFLVYLCFQIVLLAYPF; encoded by the exons ATGGGCATGGGCATCCCGAG GGACTTTCGCAGCCACAGAACTGCTTTATTTGATGGTATTGAGGAGGGTGCAATCACAACCTCAGCTTACTCTTCTCAAATTCATGAGCGTCAGAATGACCAAGCTATGGACAGTCTGCATGACAGGGTCAGCGTTCTCAAAAGA CAATGGTGCACCAAGGATGAAAGCTCGTACAAAGATAAACTACTTGATTGCCAATTGTTGATGGCTCATAACCCTTCTGTCCTAACTACACATGATGAATACGTATCTTTGTACAGGAACACCGCAAGAGTTCCTGCCTTTTCTCTCAGAAAAGAAACAGCAAGAATTGGTCATTTTCTTGTGTATTTATGTTTCCAGATTGTCTTACTCGCATACCCTTTTTAG
- the LOC102710326 gene encoding uncharacterized protein LOC102710326 isoform X4 has protein sequence MGMGIPRCEEEAAAAVLAVDGRTQHLWASQRYHPPAQANNMGWLGSFLLVGSTVCGVPATGLLILGRPPPVSIGSSSPSSSSQISPLRLRTFAATELLYLMVLRRVQSQPQLTLLKFMSVRMTKLWTVCMTGSAFSKDNGAPRMKARTKINYLIANC, from the exons ATGGGCATGGGCATCCCGAGGTGCGAAgaagaagccgccgccgccgtccttgcGGTGGACGGACGAACACAACACCTTTGGGCCAGCCAAAGATATCATCCCCCAGCCCAGGCTAATAACATGGGGTGGTTAGGTTCCTTCCTTCTTGTAGGTAGTACAGTATGTGGTGTGCCTGCCACTGGATTATTGATATTGGGCCGTCCTCCTCCGGTCTCCATCGGATCTTCTtctccgtcgtcgtcttcgcaGATCTCTCCGCTCCGCCTCA GGACTTTCGCAGCCACAGAACTGCTTTATTTGATGGTATTGAGGAGGGTGCAATCACAACCTCAGCTTACTCTTCTCAAATTCATGAGCGTCAGAATGACCAAGCTATGGACAGTCTGCATGACAGGGTCAGCGTTCTCAAAAGA CAATGGTGCACCAAGGATGAAAGCTCGTACAAAGATAAACTACTTGATTGCCAATTGTTGA
- the LOC102702873 gene encoding LOB domain-containing protein CRL1-like: protein MTGLGSPCGACKFLRRKCVKGCVFAPYFCHEQGAAHFAAIHKVFGASNASKLLMHLPVSDRCEAAVTMSYEAQARLRDPIYGCVSHIFSLQQQVVSLQAQLESLKAQATEGYGDGYSISSPRKDSCGNMFTNLLQDEQLFVNPAMASNSSVKNEKESYFANEQLAPVSGEYSQGFEAELCMSEYSNSNPWCSVQGNEYDGTEDLHSVAFAYLNQA from the exons ATGACAGGACTTGGCTCACCATGTGGCGCGTGCAAGTTCCTACGCAGGAAGTGTGTCAAGGGGTGTGTCTTCGCGCCATACTTCTGCCATGAGCAAGGTGCTGCACACTTTGCCGCCATCCATAAGGTATTTGGGGCAAGTAATGCCTCAAAGCTCCTTATGCATCTCCCTGTTAGTGACCGCTGCGAGGCCGCAGTCACCATGTCATATGAGGCACAGGCCAGGCTCCGTGATCCAATATATGGCTGCGTCTCACACATCTTCTCTCTGCAACAGCAG GTAGTGAGTCTGCAAGCACAACTTGAATCTCTGAAAGCTCAGGCAACAGAAGGGTACGGAGATGGTTATTCGATCTCAAGCCCTCGAAAAGATAGCTGCGGAAATATGTTTACAAATTTGCTGCAAGATGAGCAACTATTTGTGAACCCAGCAATGGCTAGTAATTCTTCAGTAAAGAACGAGAAGGAATCATACTTTGCAAATGAGCAGTTGGCTCCTGTGTCAGGTGAATATTCACAAGGCTTTGAAGCAGAGTTATGCATGAGTGAGTACAGCAACAGCAACCCTTGGTGCAGTGTGCAAGGGAATGAGTATGACGGCACGGAGGACCTCCATTCAGTAGCCTTTGCCTATCTGAACCAGGCATGA